From one Labeo rohita strain BAU-BD-2019 chromosome 8, IGBB_LRoh.1.0, whole genome shotgun sequence genomic stretch:
- the septin5a gene encoding septin 5a, whose amino-acid sequence MDTMMLQEKLVEKLLCPRTRTTRQKDKQYVGFATLPNQVHRKSVKKGFDFTLMVAGESGLGKSTLVNSLFLTDLYKDRKLLNAEERINQTVEITKHTVDIEEKGVKLKLTIVDTPGFGDAVNNNECWKPITDYIDQQFEQYFRDESGLNRKNILDNRVHCCLYFIPPFGHGLRPVDVEFMKALHEKVNIIPLISKADCLTPNEVKKLKDRVRDEIERFGIKVYQFPECDSDEEEEFKQMDKELKECTPFAVIGSNTVVEARGQRVRGRLYPWGIVEVENQSHCDFVKLRNMLIRSHMHDLKDVTCDVHYENYRAHCIQEMTSKLAQDNRTDSPLPILPLPTPDVETERLIKMKDEELKRMQEMLEKMQQQMHEKDQ is encoded by the exons ATGGACACCATGATGCTGCAGGAGAAACTGGTGGAGAAACTTTTGTGTCCCCGAACCAGAACCACCCGACAGAAG GACAAGCAGTATGTTGGCTTCGCTACGCTTCCTAATCAGGTTCACAGGAAGTCGGTGAAGAAGGGCTTCGACTTCACTCTGATGGTGGCAG gtgAATCTGGATTGGGAAAGTCTACTCTAGTTAACAGTCTCTTCCTCACAGATCTCTATAAAGACAGAAAATTACTAAACGCTGAAG AGCGTATTAATCAGACGGTTGAGATCACCAAACACACGGTTGACATCGAGGAGAAAGGAGTCAAACTCAAACTCACCATTGTGGACACGCCGGGGTTTGGAGACGCAGTCAATAACAATGAATG TTGGAAGCCCATCACAGACTACATCGACCAGCAGTTTGAGCAGTACTTCAGAGATGAAAGTGGGCTGAACAGAAAGAACATACTAGACAACAGAGTGCACTGCTGCCTGTACTTCATCCCGCCGTTTGGACATGG TTTGCGGCCGGTGGATGTTGAGTTCATGAAGGCTCTGCATGAGAAAGTGAACATCATTCCTCTGATCTCTAAAGCGGACTGTCTCACTCCTAATGAGGTCAAAAAGCTCAAGGACAGG GTGCGAGATGAGATCGAGCGCTTCGGGATTAAAGTTTATCAGTTTCCTGAGTGTGACtctgatgaggaggaggagtTCAAACAGATGGACAAAGAGCTGAAG GAGTGCACTCCGTTTGCTGTCATTGGCAGTAATACAGTGGTGGAAGCCAGAGGTCAAAGAGTCAGAGGTCGTCTTTACCCTTGGGGTATTGTGGAAG tggAGAATCAGTCTCACTGCGACTTTGTGAAACTGAGGAACATGCTGATTCGCTCTCACATGCACGACCTGAAAGACGTGACGTGCGACGTGCACTATGAAAACTACAGAGCCCACTGCATCCAGGAGATGACTAG taaACTTGCACAGGATAACCGTACAGACAGTCCACTACCCATCCTGCCTCTGCCGACACCAGATGTGGAGACGGAGAGACTCATTAAGATGAAGGATGAAGAG CTGAAGAGAATGCAGGAGATGCTGGAAAAGATGCAACAACAGATGCATGAAAAAGACCAGTGA